One window from the genome of Salisaeta longa DSM 21114 encodes:
- a CDS encoding helix-turn-helix transcriptional regulator, with amino-acid sequence MPLAERSIDQLHNWLNAGHEFTLDDISERLEVSRRHARRLLSTLDDMGYTVKERREGRSKYFSYASSARSMTTKVDLQERELQALIIAAYAARPSLRNTPFLADLQHAIEQLVEAAGPVYSFEPEFQNDLWHFDSSNASTFDPDIWATVVQAANERNTLAIDYYSASSRTLSEGRRIDPLVVAEQGQTWMVTAYCHKHQAVRDFALAGIRAAAPTGASFMPPRDFDPETHFADRFHALKGEGTHRVELTVAADKAPYFHRKQYHPSQQIAQDTTEEPATVTFEVSSLDDIAAFIRSWGPGITVEAPAALAARLKSEAAAMHAAYSDAS; translated from the coding sequence ATGCCATTAGCTGAGCGAAGCATCGACCAGCTCCACAACTGGCTCAACGCCGGTCACGAATTTACGCTCGATGATATTTCCGAACGCCTTGAGGTGTCACGCCGCCACGCGCGCCGGCTGCTGAGCACACTCGACGACATGGGCTATACCGTGAAGGAGCGCCGCGAGGGCCGTAGCAAATACTTTTCGTACGCCTCGTCGGCCCGCAGCATGACGACGAAGGTGGACCTTCAGGAGCGCGAGCTGCAAGCCCTCATCATCGCCGCGTACGCCGCGCGGCCCTCGCTCCGAAATACGCCGTTTCTTGCCGACTTGCAGCATGCCATCGAGCAGCTGGTGGAGGCCGCCGGGCCGGTGTACAGCTTCGAGCCGGAGTTTCAGAACGATCTGTGGCACTTCGATTCGAGCAATGCCAGCACGTTCGATCCGGACATTTGGGCAACGGTGGTGCAGGCGGCCAACGAGCGCAATACGCTGGCCATCGACTACTACTCGGCGTCGTCGCGCACCCTATCGGAAGGCCGTCGCATCGATCCGCTGGTCGTTGCCGAGCAGGGCCAAACCTGGATGGTGACGGCGTACTGCCACAAGCACCAGGCCGTTCGCGACTTTGCGCTGGCGGGCATTCGGGCGGCCGCGCCTACCGGGGCATCGTTCATGCCGCCCCGCGACTTCGATCCCGAGACGCATTTCGCGGACCGCTTTCACGCGCTGAAGGGCGAAGGCACGCACCGGGTGGAGCTTACGGTGGCCGCCGACAAGGCGCCGTACTTCCACCGCAAGCAGTACCACCCGTCGCAACAGATTGCGCAGGACACCACGGAGGAACCGGCCACGGTGACGTTTGAGGTGTCGAGCCTCGACGACATTGCGGCCTTTATCCGGTCGTGGGGCCCTGGCATAACGGTAGAAGCCCCCGCGGCCCTCGCCGCGCGCCTGAAGTCCGAGGCAGCAGCCATGCATGCGGCCTACAGCGACGCGTCGTGA